The following proteins are co-located in the uncultured Propionivibrio sp. genome:
- the prmB gene encoding 50S ribosomal protein L3 N(5)-glutamine methyltransferase, with the protein MFDQAQEELQTLRDLMRFAVSRLNEADVYFGHGTDNAWDEAAYLLLHSLHLPLDRLEPFMDARLTSAERAAALNLIRRRIDERLPASYLTNEAWLGNFRFYVDERVIVPRSHIAELLSDQLSPWLDDPWAVGRVLDLCTGSGCLAILAALAFPEAEVDAVDLSPDALAVARRNVDDYELSERVHLIHSDAFSSINGRLYDVIISNPPYVNAESMSALPQEYRREPELALASGDDGLDFTRIILREAARHLTPNGVLVVEIGNNRDALEQAFPDTAFTWLDTAAGDDFVFLLRREDLPAGA; encoded by the coding sequence ATGTTCGATCAAGCCCAAGAAGAACTCCAAACCCTGCGCGACCTCATGCGATTTGCCGTCAGCCGCCTCAACGAAGCCGATGTTTATTTCGGCCACGGGACCGACAACGCCTGGGACGAAGCCGCCTATCTGCTGCTGCATTCGCTGCATCTTCCGCTCGATCGCCTGGAACCTTTCATGGACGCCCGGCTGACATCGGCAGAACGTGCCGCAGCACTGAACCTGATCCGTCGCCGTATCGACGAGCGTCTTCCGGCCTCCTATCTTACTAATGAAGCCTGGCTGGGAAATTTCCGCTTCTATGTCGATGAACGCGTCATCGTTCCGCGCTCGCACATTGCCGAACTGCTCAGCGACCAACTGAGCCCCTGGCTCGATGACCCCTGGGCGGTCGGGCGCGTACTGGACTTGTGCACCGGTTCCGGCTGCCTCGCCATTCTTGCCGCCCTCGCCTTCCCGGAAGCCGAGGTCGATGCTGTTGATCTCTCTCCCGACGCTCTCGCCGTCGCCCGTCGCAACGTCGACGACTACGAACTCTCAGAACGCGTTCATCTCATTCACTCCGACGCATTCTCTTCGATCAACGGGCGTCTTTACGATGTCATCATTTCGAACCCGCCCTACGTCAATGCTGAATCGATGTCTGCGTTACCGCAGGAATACCGGCGCGAACCCGAACTCGCACTGGCGAGTGGTGACGACGGCCTCGATTTCACCCGCATCATTCTGCGCGAAGCGGCACGCCATCTCACACCAAACGGCGTTCTGGTCGTTGAAATCGGCAATAACCGCGACGCGCTCGAGCAAGCCTTCCCGGATACGGCCTTCACCTGGTTGGACACGGCCGCCGGCGATGATTTCGTCTTCCTGTTGCGGCGCGAGGACCTACCCGCCGGCGCGTAA
- a CDS encoding PilT/PilU family type 4a pilus ATPase, translating into MILDKLFRLMADKQASDLFISAGVPIHIKIQGNTTPINQQSMTPDMIEQIASELMSPEQSESFGHGKEMNLSLIIPDTGNFRINLFRQRSSIAIVIRYISAEIPPIESLSLPHTLSELVMEKRGLILVVGSTGSGKSTTLAAMLDYRNANSSGHILTIEDPIEFLFKPKKSVVNQREIGIDTLGWEHALKNAMRQAPDCILIGEIRDKETMQAAIAYAQTGHLCLGTLHANNSYHALTRIINFFPLENRSSLYSDLSVSLKAIISQRLVKKQDGKRTPAVEVLLNTRHIQELIERGEVASIKEAMEQSLAPGSQTFEQDLFRLYRDGTIALDEALANSDSPTNLSWLINNAQTPDTSDRGAPEATGTSKPPEAGDNSAFFKDFALSLQAGENSTTSR; encoded by the coding sequence ATGATTCTCGACAAACTCTTCCGACTGATGGCCGACAAACAGGCGTCTGATCTATTCATTTCGGCTGGCGTCCCCATTCATATCAAAATCCAGGGAAATACGACGCCCATCAATCAGCAATCCATGACGCCCGACATGATCGAGCAGATCGCCAGCGAACTGATGTCCCCAGAACAGTCCGAATCGTTTGGCCACGGCAAAGAAATGAATCTTTCGCTGATCATTCCCGACACCGGTAATTTCCGCATCAATCTCTTCCGGCAACGCTCATCAATTGCAATCGTCATTCGCTACATTTCCGCAGAAATCCCGCCGATCGAGAGCCTTTCACTCCCTCATACGCTTTCCGAGCTAGTCATGGAAAAGCGCGGCCTGATTCTCGTTGTCGGATCCACTGGTTCGGGCAAATCGACGACTCTGGCGGCGATGCTGGATTACCGCAACGCCAACAGCAGCGGACATATTCTGACAATCGAAGACCCGATCGAATTTCTTTTCAAGCCAAAGAAATCAGTCGTCAATCAACGGGAAATCGGTATCGACACCCTCGGCTGGGAACACGCCTTGAAAAATGCGATGCGCCAAGCGCCGGACTGCATTCTGATCGGCGAGATCCGCGACAAGGAAACCATGCAAGCCGCCATCGCCTACGCCCAGACAGGTCATCTTTGCCTCGGGACTCTCCACGCCAACAATAGCTACCATGCACTCACCCGCATCATCAATTTCTTCCCGCTGGAGAACAGATCCTCGCTTTATTCCGATCTGTCGGTCAGCCTGAAGGCCATCATTTCTCAACGGCTCGTCAAGAAGCAGGACGGAAAGCGCACACCGGCCGTCGAAGTATTGCTCAATACCCGGCACATCCAGGAACTGATCGAACGAGGTGAAGTTGCCTCCATCAAGGAGGCCATGGAACAGAGTCTCGCGCCCGGCTCGCAAACCTTCGAGCAGGATTTGTTCCGGCTCTATCGCGACGGGACGATCGCGCTGGATGAGGCGTTGGCCAACTCCGATTCGCCGACCAATCTTTCCTGGTTGATCAACAACGCCCAGACGCCGGACACTTCGGACCGAGGCGCCCCGGAAGCAACCGGAACCTCCAAACCTCCGGAAGCAGGCGACAATAGCGCCTTCTTCAAGGATTTTGCACTCAGCCTCCAGGCTGGCGAGAATTCGACGACTTCCCGTTAG